CCTGCAAATCAGTGAACCCGATGAATGCGGTGTATAAAATAGGATAGAGCGAGAAGATCAGAAAAGCCAAAACAAACGGAAACGTAAAAATATAGCCAAATTTAGAGTAGTTCACACCTTTGCGGCGCATGCTCTCACCCCTTTAGTTGATATGAAGGGGCGGGATGACTCCCCGCCCCTTCGTTTGATTTTTATTCGCTATCGATATTAAGTTGATCTTTGACTTGCTGCTTGAAGGTTTCGAGTGCTTTATCACGGGTCTTATTGCCTGCAGTATATTCGCGTACTTGATCACGCCAGAGCTTGTTGATCGTTTCGTCGAATGCAGTCAAGTTCTTACCGGAAGCGTTGGCATTCGCCGGAACAAAGATATCGAAAATGTTCTGTCCGCCAACGAGTTCCAAGTCACCTTTAGACTTATCCATAACAACAGAGGAAGCAACGCTGTCCTTCGCGCCTTGCTCGCCATCTTTCAACGTTCCGTTAGCCCAGTAGTACTGGAGTCCAGTTTCAGTGGTGTCGAGTGTTACCCACTTGATAAAGTCTGCAACAGCCTTTTTCTTGGCTTCGTCCTTGACTACGTCTTTGTTAGCGAGCAACCAAGTGCCTCCCCAGAAGAATCCTGTTGGTGATTCAGTAACTGCCCAGTCACCCTTTGTATCTTTGGCATGTTCGCTTAACGTATAGTTAATGAGCCAAGCGGGACCGAAGAAACCGAAGACTGGTTTTTCGCCAGTGCCGTTCATATCAGCGAACCAGGCTTCTTGCCAATCTGTCGTATCGTTATAGTAGTTATTGTCTTTAAGCTTCTTGGATAGATCAAGGAATTCTTCACGCTTCGGATCAATATGCAGCTTGCCATCGACAATCCAGCCTTTATCCGAGCTGTTTTCGATCGCGTGCCAGATATCGCCGTCACCGGAAACTGCGGCATATCCTTTAGCTTTCAGCTTCTCTGCTGCACTGAAGAATTTATCCCAGCCTGGACCCACCTCATCCTTAATCTTAGCCGGGTCATCTGTTCCAAACACATCCTTGGCAAGCGAGCGGCGATAGATAAAGGCTCCGCCTGTTGCCTGATAGCCGAGACCTTTAAGCTGTCCGTCAGTGCTGCTGCCGATATCAACAGAATATTGAGCGATGCCTGCATCCTTAACCATTTGATCCGTAAGGCCCAGGTCCGCATAGTTGGCTGCAAAAGTGGATGCATCACCTTGTGTATATTTGAGTACGAATGCGCCTTCAGTAGCATAAATATCAGGTGCATCTTTGCCGCCGGCAGCTAGAGCCTGGTCAAGCGCAGGCTGATATGCGCCATCTGTAGTTGCAACAATCGTAGTTTTGAACTCCACATTTGCCTCTGGATGAATTTCCAAATACTTCTTAGTCATGTTTGGAATTTCGTCAGTGAAGCTCCACAGATTGATCGTTACCTTCTCACCGCTACCCGCTTCCGGAGCTTTAGTTGCCTCTGCCGCATTCGATGCCGGAGCCGTTGTTGCAGCTGCGCCGGACGAGCTGGAATCCGAATTCCCGCCGCCGCATCCTGCCAGAGCAGATGACATCACGAGCACTGTTGAGAGCCCCGCTAAAACACGCTTCATACTTTTCATACTTTGCCTCCCCTTTTATCTTCATCCTCGGTTATATGTAACCGCCTTCATATTATAGTGCTTGTCCCCCTCTCGCATAAGGAACCCCTCATTGGGAAAAATACCACTATTTATGGGTTTTGCTCTAAAAAGCACAAAAAAGACGCCTGGGCATGGCCCTTAGCATCTCTGGTTCCGCAATACTATAATTAATTTCCCCATTGATCTTATACAAAAACCGCTCATTGGGGTATAAGTAATTAGCCGCCCGTACTGAAAATGTTGAAACTTGTCATACTATCTAACGTAAATTTGGACCATACAGACTAAAGAATAACAAACGGGAGAGGAGCTTGTACCTGATGGAGTATTACCGCCGCAATATATCAGACACCCTGGAAGAAGTCCACAGTTCCGCAAGCGGGCTTACGTCTGCTGAAGTAGATAACCGGCTGGCCAAGGAAGGCTACAATGAGTTGAAGGGTAAAGCAAAGGACCCGCTATGGAAGCTGTTTCTGGAGAATTTCAAAGACCCTATGGTCATTGTGCTGCTCATCGCGGCAACCGTTCAGATCGTAATGGGACATATTATGGAATCCGTCATCATCTTCGTGGTGCTGATTCTGAATGCTGTAATCAGTGTGGTTCAGACCAAGAAGGCGGAGAGCTCACTGGACGCCCTGCGCAAAATGTCCGCACCCGAAGCCAAGGTCATGCGGGACGGAGCCTTACTGTCGATTCCGGCAAGGGAGCTGGTCCGGGGCGACATCGTCTTCCTGGAGGCTGGCGATTATGTGCCTGCGGATGGACGGATTATTGAATCCGGGAGTCTGCGGATTGATGAGGGCATGCTGACCGGCGAATCCGAAGCCGTGGATAAGCATACCGACCCTATCCCGCAGGAGGCTCCGCTGGGCGACCGGCGCAACATGGCCTTCAGCGGCTCACTGGTCGTCTATGGACGGGGAACATTGGTGATTACAGGAACGGCACTCGGCACCGAGCTCGGAAAGATTGCCGGGCTGATCGAGAGTGCCGAAGCCAAGCAGACGCCCCTGCAACGCAAGCTGGAGAGCTTCGGCAAAAAGCTGGGGATCGCCGTCCTGTTGCTGTCTGTGCTGATCTTCTCCATTCAAGCCTTACGCGTCTGGCTCTCGAATGACACAGTGGACACCACCGAAGCAATCTTGAATGCCCTGATGTTCGCTGTAGCAGTAGCCGTTGCCGCTATCCCCGAGGCGTTGTCTTCTATCGTAACCATTGTGCTCTCCGTGGGCACGAACAAGATGGCCCGGCAGCATGCTATTATCCGTAAGCTGCCTGCTGTAGAGGCACTGGGATCAACGAGCGTCATCTGTACAGACAAAACCGGAACGCTGACCCAGAATAAAATGACGGTTGTCGATTATTTCCTGCCCGGAGGGCCGGAGGAGCAGTTCAAGCTGAAGGCCGATGACTGGTCGGAAGAAGCCCGCAAGCTGCTGCATATCGCTGTACTCTGTAACGATTCCAATATTAATGAAGAAGGCAAGGAGCTGGGCGACCCGACCGAGGTAGCACTGATTGCCTTCAGCAACAACAAGGACAGGGATTACCGCGAGATCCGCGATAACTTCCCGCGCGAGGCCGAGCTGCCGTTCGATTCGGAACGCAAGCTAATGACCACGCTGCATACGTTCGAAGGACAGAAGGCCCTGCTGACCAAAGGCGGTCCCGATGTCCTGTTCAGCAGATGCTCCCATGTCCTGCTGGAGGGCCAGGAGGTTCCGCTGACGGCAGAGGTCCTGGAAAACTTTAATGAAGCGAACGAACAGTTCTCCAGCAGAGCGCTGCGCGTGCTTGCTTACGCTTATAAGAACGTGCCGGACACGGTCACTGAGGTAGGCCTTGACGATGAGCACGACCTGGTTCTGGTCGGCCTGTCGGCGATGATTGACCCGCCGCGCGAGGCCGTATATGGCTCTATCGCCGAATCGAATAAAGCAGGTATCCGTACGATTATGATTACCGGGGACCACAAGACCACGGCTCAGGCTATCGGCCGCGATATCGGACTGATGGCAGAGCATGAGATTGCAGTCACCGGCCAGGAGCTGGATGCCATGTCCGAGGAGGAGCTGGACAGCAGGCTGGAGCAGATCGGCGTCTATGCCCGTGTCTCCCCTGAGAACAAGATCAGAATTGTCCGTGCCTGGCAGCGTAAAGGCAAAATCACCGCCATGACCGGCGACGGCGTCAATGATGCACCGGCCCTGAAGCAGGCCGATATCGGTGTAGCTATGGGCAGCGGAACCGATGTGGCCAAGGATTCGGCGGCTATGATCCTCACCGATGATAACTTCGTGTCTATTGTCAATGCAGTGGCCGTTGGCCGGACAGTGTTCGATAACATTAAGAAAGCGATCGCCTATCTGTTCGCCGGCAATCTGGGTGCGATTATCGCCATCCTGTTCGCCCTGATCTTCGACTGGATTAATCCGTTCACCGCGATTCAGCTGTTATTCATTAACCTGGCGAATGATTCCCTGCCCGCCATTGCCTTGGGTATGGAGAAGGCCGAGCCGGATGTAATGAGCCGCAAGCCGCGGGATATTAGCGAAGGCATTTTCGCTGGCGGCATGATGCAGGCAGTCATTACCCGTGGCCTGCTGATCGGGATTGCCGTGATTATCTCCCAGTATATCGGGCTGCAGCATTCGGATGAAATGGGGATTGCGATGGCCTTCACCACGCTGATTCTGGCGCGTACCCTGCAGACCTTCGCCGCCCGCTCCAACAGTCAGACCTCTGTGGAGGCCGGCTTCTTCAGCAACAAATATGTAATCGGCGCGGTCATGATCTGCTTTGCCTTTTATGGCATCGCAGTGCTGCCGGGAGTCAGAGATATTTTCTCGATCCCCGCTTCCTTCGGGATGAATCACTGGCTAACCGCAACCGGACTCGCCTTGGGCGCTGTCATTGTGATGGAGCTGGCGAAGCTGGTCCGCCGTATGCTGCCTGCGAAGCAGGCTGCTTAAGCTGGGCTGAGTCGACGAACGAACCGTAATAACAGCAAGAAGCCTGCACGCCCGGTATGGGGGTGCAGGCTTTTTTATACTCAATCACTTCTTCAAATGATAAGGCACCGTAGTGACAATGACATCGCTGCGGAACAACAGACGGGCGCGTATCAGCAGACTCGATTGATTATGAAGGATATTATGCCAGCCTTTCTTCGGAATGAACTGTGGAATAATTACCGTTACCCTATGGTTCAGCTCTGCGGCCTTCCAATTCACCTTATCAATAAATTTGGTCAAGGGTTGTATGATGCTTCTATAAGGAGTATATAGGGTTACCAACCTTACGTCCGGCTGCCACTTTCTCCACTTCTCCTCGAACACCGCTTCATCTTCCCGCTCGAAGGGCACGTAGACGGCTATAATCTGCTGCGGAGACAGCGACTTGGCATATTCCAGGGAGTTCATCACGACATGAGTGATTCCGGCGACTGGCACGATAATCACATTGCCTTCAATCTTGATCGTTTCCTCACAGGTAGTAATTCTAAGCTGGTCCGCAATGGCCTCATAATGCTTATGAATCCGGTGGAACACCAGGAGCAGAATCGGCAGAAAGACAAATACCGGCCATACCTGCGTAAACTTGGTCATGAAGAACATCATCGTTACAACGAAGCTGATTAGAGCGCCAACTGTGTTGATGATGAACTTTTGCACCCAGCCCGCAGGCTTTTCCCGGAGCCATTTCACCATCATCCCGCTCTGCGACAACGTAAAGGGAATGAATACACCTACAGCATATAAAGGAATCAACTGCTCCGTTTTCCCCTCAAAGACATAAATCAGAAGCATGGATAGAACACCCAATATGATAATACCGTTGGAGTAACCCAGCCGGTCCCCCCGCATGGTGAACATTCGCGGAATAAACTTATCCTTGGCAAGGTTCACGGCCAGCAATGGAAAGGCGGAATAACCGGTATTGGCAGCCAGGATCAGGATTAATGCAGTCGTTCCCTGGATAAAATAGTACATCGCATTCCGGCCAAAGGTTTGCTCGGCAATTTGCGAGACAACAGTGACGTCAGCGCGTGGAGCAATCCCGTAATAGTAGGCTAACACTACAATACCCGAGAACATCACAGCCAATAAAACTCCCATGGCGATTAAGGTTTTGGAGGCGTTGGACGCTTCCGGGCTTTTGAAATTCGGTATGGCATTGGAGATCGCTTCTACACCCGTTAATGCAGAGCTCCCGGAAGAAAAGGCGCGCAATAATAGAAATAGGCTAATCCCCGCTACCGGAGTCCCCAGTGAGGTATGCAGTTCCGCCGGAACGTTACCTGACAAGATGTTGTACAGACCTGTACCAATCAGGATGAATAAGGCCAGGACGAATAAATAGACCGGATAAGCGAGGACGGAAGCAGATTCCGTGACCCCTCTTAAGTTCAAAATCGTGATCAGAAGCACAAACACAATGGCAATCACCACTTTATGCTCATGCAGGCTGGGAAACGCTGAGGTGATGGCATCCGTACCCGCCGATATACTTACAGCCACCGTTAAAATATAGTCAACCAGCAGCGAACCTCCGGCAATTAACCCCGGATACTTGCCCAGGTTCTCCTTGGACACCACATAGGCGCCCCCGCCGTGGGAATAAGCAAAAATAATCTGCCGGTAGGACAGAATGAGCGCGGTCAGCAGGATCAACACACCCAGCGCAATCGGGATCGAATACCAGAAGGCGGCTGCCCCAATCGTAACCAGCACAATCAGAATCTGCTCTGGCCCGTAGGCCACGGATGACAGCGCATCTGAAGACAGTATAGCCAGCGCTTTCTTTTTATTTAACTTTTGCTCTCCCAATTCACTGGACTTTAAGGGCCTGCCAATTAAAAATCGTTTTAAAAATGAAATCACTCGGTTTCACCACTCGCTTATTATTTGTAGGATCTCGGTTGTACCCCATCTGCTCCCGTTCTCGGACACAACAAAAAGACCACAGAAGAATGTTCTGTGACCTTCAACATATCATGTCCGGCATTAATATAGCGTTAAGGATTACGCAAAGACATTAAGATTGCATTAAGATTATCCTCAGGCCGGAGCATTGCCTGACTGATCCTTCAGCGCGTGGTGTTACTCGGAGCCTGACACCCTACTTACAAGCTCCTCGATTTCACTTACGAAGTCATGAAGACTGGATTTCCGGTTACAGAAGCTGAATTCTTCCCGATGCTGCTCCAAATAAGATTTGCATAATCCCGGTTTGAAGATCCCTTCACTGAATCCTCGTTGCAGCGCTTCACAATCGATGCCGGGATACGTATTCTCCAGCTGGGCGATCTCCGTGAGGCTTCTCTGCTTCTTGTCCTCTAATAGTAGTAGAACGGCTTCTCCCGGATAGATCTGGTGGACCCATAGCGTCCGCAAGGCCTTCAGAGCAATTGTTTTCCCTTCAGTTAGCCGGATTAGCTCCTCCTGAATTTGAGCGATGTGGTCCTTGTTCCAGTAATCGATGATCATTTCGAATATCCAGTACATCCATTCCTCATCTTGACTCTGATTCCTGAACACATCTTGAATATAGGGGATCACCGGATCACCGGTCTCTCTCAACAAAGTAGCAATCCGGCGTGAGCCCGGCCAATTCATGTCCTGAATCCACTGAAGCAGTCCCGGCAAGATAGGCTTCACGCGGGGATAGCCCAGCTTAACAATAACCTCCGCCGCTCCGCCCCAATACTCTTTGCCTAGCGGCTGCAACAATAGATGAAGCTCCTCATCCTGGATGTCCTGAAGCTTCTGAATAGCCTCCGCTTGTTCGGCTTCAGGTGTGTCCCAGTCTAGCTTTTGAATAAGTGCATTGATATCCTCCACGTGCTGTCCCCTTCTCTGCAACAGTCTACTTCTTCGCGTTTTCCTGCCACTCTCCATCCTTATAGATAAAATAACGGGGATTCTCCTCCTGGTCGCGTGCAACAATCTCTCCGGCAGGCCCTTCCCCGCTCTCCTCTATCACTTCAAATGAAGCCTCATCCCCGGCAGGTAGCTTCCGGTATACTTGCTCCAGCCCGTCTTTTCCCGAATTGCTGCGGACAACGTCACTCTTAACGGCAAAGATCATATTCAAGTCTAAACGGACCTCTCCGCCCAAGACAGGCAACACCCCAAGCACCCTTCGCTGGGAGTCGATGACGTCAAACCCCATTTTCCAAAAATCACTCAGCTTGTGAACCTGATAATCCCCGAGCGGATACACCTGAACGGCTGCCTGTGGAGTGAGAGTGAATTTACGCGGAAGCCCTTGTTCCAGTTGCATTAGCATGGCAAGCTTAAGACTGAGATACAGGACAATAAACACAGCACTGCCCGTACTAAGCACCCGTCTCCTGCCCAACGACACCGGAAGCACAAAACCCATTACACCTAGTAACAGAGGCACCCAAACCGTAGGATCACCGAGATAGATCAAAGGAAGGGTATAAGCTTCGCTGGACAGCGGATAGACCAAATGCACCCCATGTCCCAAATAATCCACCAGTATATGACCCAGCACACTCCCCGCAAGACATAGGTACAAGTGGGTATACGAATATTTTTTCAGCAGCAGCCTGAACAGGAACACAATCGGAACCATAACCAGCCCCATGACTATAATGGAATGCGACCAAGGAGATACATACCTGTTCCCCAAAAGATCCGGCACAATTCCCAAAAATGAGGTTAGTCCGAACAGAACAATCTTTTCCCTGAAAGAAATCTCATAGCGCATGAGCACCATCGATACAATGAAACTGCCCGTAAGCAGATGTGTAGCAATATGCATAGCCAATATCATAGACACCTGTAATCCCTCCGCTTTGTTTGTTAAACTTCACTGCTCAGAGTCTGGCAATTTATAAACAAATGGAGCGGGGAAAAGGTTCATTTGCTTAATTCATTCTTATAGATTGCTAAGTTCTCTTCATCGAAACATACAAATATAACCCTCTCAATGTTTGTTTCATTCTTCAACAGGTAATTAGATACTTCCTCTACAGCTACAGCACAAGCTAAAACTTTCGGATATTTGTAGATGCCGGTGCTTATATTGGGAAAAGCAATGCTTGTCACTCCCTTTCCTTCAGCCTGCGTTAATGCATTCCTGTAACAATTCCTCAGCTTATCTTCCTCCTGACTCATGCCGCCGTTCCACACAGGGCCTACGGTATGAATGACATAACGGCTTGGCAAGTTTCCTGCTGTGGTCACTACCGCTTCGCCCACCGGACAACCGCCTTGCTGATTCCGGATCTTAATGCATTCTTCTAAAATGGCCTTGCCCCCGGCTCTATGGATAGCACCGTCTACTCCGCCCCCGCCCAGCAAGCTGGTATTCGCAGCATTGACGATTGCCTCTGCCTCAACTTGGGTGATGTCTCCCCGAATCAATTCAATAATAGAGTTCTTCACAGTAAGTTCCATAATTCCCCTCCTGCTATTTATTTTATCTCTTCCATCTACGAACACCAAACAGCGGCGCCCTGGCCCCTTTAAGAGTCCCGGCTACCGCTGGTTATTCACAACACTACTGTTTAATTACGGCGGGCAACCATCATAATCTCCATGCTCCCGAGCTGTAAGGAGTGTTTCCCGAATTGTCCTGGGCTACAGTCATACGCAGCCTCCACTTCGAAACCTTCACTAACCAGCAGCATCTGTAATTCCCGGAAGGTAAAAGCTGTGGTATAGATCAATACCTCTTTGGATTCGCCCTCGGGACTGAGAACCTCTTCTTTATCGATTACGGTGCAGGAATACGGATCAAATAACGACTCATCCTGTATACGCCGGGCTAAGTTAAGCGCATTAATTACCGTAAGCACAAACAAAGAACCCGGCTTCAGCGCCCGATGAACTCCTCTAAGGACCTTCCGGTGATTCTCTTCACTGCCCGCCAGTCCAAAGGCCCCTTCACACAGACAAATTGCGCCATCGAATTCCTGATCAAACGTTAACTCGCGGGCATCCGCCACCAGAAATACTGCCTGAAACTCTTCCTTCGCAGCCTCCCGATTTGCGTGCCTGATAAATTCCGCAGAAATATCCACGCCCACTGTTCTAATTCCGCGCCGGGCCAATTCCAGACTATGCCGCCCCGGACCACAGCCAATATCCAGGGTGCGGGTACCCTGCCGCAGATTCATTAACTCCATTAAAAAGTCTACTTCCTGCATCGTTCCCTGGGCGAAACCATAGGCCAAATATTGCTCCCGCATGAAATCCCCGACTGCTTCATAATAATCCCCACTGTACTCAAAGCCTGCTTGCGTATTCTTCAAAATTATCCCTCCGTATCTGTTGTGCCTACACGGAAGTGAATTCGCTTGACAGCTTAACCCCTCCCGTGTCCCGAATGACAACGTTCAGCCTGTCAGCGCTTCGATTCATAAGTTCACTCGCTTTCCTTATTATGTACCTTCAGGGTAGACATACGGAGGCGAGAAGTCAAAAGAAAGAACCGTTATACTCATTCTGTACGGTTAGCTTAACGAAGCCCCCGGACCTGCACCCCCTCTGTATCATCCAGCGTGATCTCACAAACAGCCGTCTTAATAGTTAGCGGATGCGGATAGGCTTCCTCCTGATCAGACATGAACCAGACCCGGCCTTGCTTCACAGCAATAATCAACCCGTGCTCGTCACCTGCAGCGGCGAACTGGCTATGGTAATCCTGCCAAGGAACAATCCCTACCCGGGATAGCTTAAGCAGCGCCTCCTCCACATCGGGTACAGGCAGCCCGATCTCACTTACACATAACAGACTGGCTGGAGAAAATGCTTCATTGGCGGAATTGTTCAGATTGTGCCGGGCAATCAACTCTACAATATTACCTGCCGGATCATAGAAATAGATGGAATCGGCATTCCAAGACTCGAAGTGCACAACTTCCTGGCCCTCATTAGGAATGACAGATACCTTTGGAGTGATCCAGCGCAACGCTTCATCTATCTGATTCTCAGGAATATTAAAAGCAAAATGATATTTCGGCTGTCTGCTTGGGTTAGACTCAGTAAAGATTAGAGTAGACACCCCCGCTTGTACAATGAAGGAGGCTGAATGTTCCTGGACTACCGTCAGCCCAAGAGTATTCTCATAAAAGTATTTCATTTCTTCTAAGGTATGGGTCCACATCTCTACTTCTTTTATCATTTAGGATCACCTCTATTTGTGGCTTATCAGCCAAAGCTTTGCTTCCATGGTAGCCATGCAGAGAATGGAAGTCAAACCGGCATCTGCAACTTCTGTACAGCGAATGCGTCCATAACAATATGGTAAATCCATCTATTCTCTGAAAACAATAGGATAATTGAACACAATAGGAGGTTTATGCATGCGCTATATGGCAGCAATTGTGCTGGCGGCGGCTTTGCTCTCAGGGTGTCAGGGGGCAGACAAGGCGGGCGTGAACGGCTCTTCCTCAGCTCCGCCCACAGCTTCCCCATCCATCGTATCACCCACAGCTGTGTCAGCCACCCCTTCCCCTTCAGCATCTTCAATCGAGGAAGAACCGCTGCTCTATATTGAGCAATTGAAAACTATCGGCGGAGGCGGACAACTGGTGCAGGTGAAATCCAACATTGATATTGACCAGAAATCATTGGAGCAAGCGCTGAAAAATAGTCTACAGACCAGTGATCCCGAGACCGAATTCCGTTACACGCTGGAATGGGAGTCTCCGCGCTTTGTCCAAATCCGCCTGCATCTGGATGAGGGCAGCGTCTGGTCCGGGACATTTAACCTGGATGAAGCCGTTACTGCAGAAGGGCGCAAGTATGCCAGCACGGAACAGCCGTACCGTAACACGGTAGTGATCAGAGCTGGAGACGGTGAGGGCAGTCTGTTGTTCCAAGGCGTCACCTCCGGTACCCGGCGCGTAGTACCTGCCTGGAACACGGGCTGGATCAAGTCCATTCAGACCCGGGAATCGGTTGCCCCTTCCTATCTGTTCTACGGACAGGAGAAGCATCATCTGGTGCACGCCCTGACAGGCGAGGCGCTGGAGATTCCGGTTTTTGCTCAGGAGAAAGATGCCTACGGCAATGACTATGGTTACCATGAGATGTATTCTGACCGCTTCTATGGGGATTTCACTTATATGATCTCGGGCAATAAGACGCTGTATCGTGTAGACCTGAAGGACTTCACCCGTACGAAGCTTCTTGTATTCAGCAAGCCTGTCTACGGCATGTCCTCCTCGCCTGACGGTAAGCGTATTGCTGTATTAACCGCTCATGACGAGTTTATCGGCCCCGGGGCAGACTTGACGGTACTGGATCAGCAGGGGAAAATACTGCATTCGCAGCAGAACGCCGCCTTCATCTCCCATAGTGACGGCTTCCTGTTCGTCTATTCTCTGACTTGGGAGGACGATTCGCATCTGCTTCTTCCCGTAGACAGAAATG
This genomic interval from Paenibacillus sp. FSL H8-0332 contains the following:
- a CDS encoding VOC family protein; protein product: MIKEVEMWTHTLEEMKYFYENTLGLTVVQEHSASFIVQAGVSTLIFTESNPSRQPKYHFAFNIPENQIDEALRWITPKVSVIPNEGQEVVHFESWNADSIYFYDPAGNIVELIARHNLNNSANEAFSPASLLCVSEIGLPVPDVEEALLKLSRVGIVPWQDYHSQFAAAGDEHGLIIAVKQGRVWFMSDQEEAYPHPLTIKTAVCEITLDDTEGVQVRGLR
- a CDS encoding APC family permease, which gives rise to MISFLKRFLIGRPLKSSELGEQKLNKKKALAILSSDALSSVAYGPEQILIVLVTIGAAAFWYSIPIALGVLILLTALILSYRQIIFAYSHGGGAYVVSKENLGKYPGLIAGGSLLVDYILTVAVSISAGTDAITSAFPSLHEHKVVIAIVFVLLITILNLRGVTESASVLAYPVYLFVLALFILIGTGLYNILSGNVPAELHTSLGTPVAGISLFLLLRAFSSGSSALTGVEAISNAIPNFKSPEASNASKTLIAMGVLLAVMFSGIVVLAYYYGIAPRADVTVVSQIAEQTFGRNAMYYFIQGTTALILILAANTGYSAFPLLAVNLAKDKFIPRMFTMRGDRLGYSNGIIILGVLSMLLIYVFEGKTEQLIPLYAVGVFIPFTLSQSGMMVKWLREKPAGWVQKFIINTVGALISFVVTMMFFMTKFTQVWPVFVFLPILLLVFHRIHKHYEAIADQLRITTCEETIKIEGNVIIVPVAGITHVVMNSLEYAKSLSPQQIIAVYVPFEREDEAVFEEKWRKWQPDVRLVTLYTPYRSIIQPLTKFIDKVNWKAAELNHRVTVIIPQFIPKKGWHNILHNQSSLLIRARLLFRSDVIVTTVPYHLKK
- a CDS encoding carbohydrate ABC transporter substrate-binding protein, whose product is MKSMKRVLAGLSTVLVMSSALAGCGGGNSDSSSSGAAATTAPASNAAEATKAPEAGSGEKVTINLWSFTDEIPNMTKKYLEIHPEANVEFKTTIVATTDGAYQPALDQALAAGGKDAPDIYATEGAFVLKYTQGDASTFAANYADLGLTDQMVKDAGIAQYSVDIGSSTDGQLKGLGYQATGGAFIYRRSLAKDVFGTDDPAKIKDEVGPGWDKFFSAAEKLKAKGYAAVSGDGDIWHAIENSSDKGWIVDGKLHIDPKREEFLDLSKKLKDNNYYNDTTDWQEAWFADMNGTGEKPVFGFFGPAWLINYTLSEHAKDTKGDWAVTESPTGFFWGGTWLLANKDVVKDEAKKKAVADFIKWVTLDTTETGLQYYWANGTLKDGEQGAKDSVASSVVMDKSKGDLELVGGQNIFDIFVPANANASGKNLTAFDETINKLWRDQVREYTAGNKTRDKALETFKQQVKDQLNIDSE
- a CDS encoding class I SAM-dependent methyltransferase, whose translation is MKNTQAGFEYSGDYYEAVGDFMREQYLAYGFAQGTMQEVDFLMELMNLRQGTRTLDIGCGPGRHSLELARRGIRTVGVDISAEFIRHANREAAKEEFQAVFLVADARELTFDQEFDGAICLCEGAFGLAGSEENHRKVLRGVHRALKPGSLFVLTVINALNLARRIQDESLFDPYSCTVIDKEEVLSPEGESKEVLIYTTAFTFRELQMLLVSEGFEVEAAYDCSPGQFGKHSLQLGSMEIMMVARRN
- a CDS encoding cation-translocating P-type ATPase, with protein sequence MEYYRRNISDTLEEVHSSASGLTSAEVDNRLAKEGYNELKGKAKDPLWKLFLENFKDPMVIVLLIAATVQIVMGHIMESVIIFVVLILNAVISVVQTKKAESSLDALRKMSAPEAKVMRDGALLSIPARELVRGDIVFLEAGDYVPADGRIIESGSLRIDEGMLTGESEAVDKHTDPIPQEAPLGDRRNMAFSGSLVVYGRGTLVITGTALGTELGKIAGLIESAEAKQTPLQRKLESFGKKLGIAVLLLSVLIFSIQALRVWLSNDTVDTTEAILNALMFAVAVAVAAIPEALSSIVTIVLSVGTNKMARQHAIIRKLPAVEALGSTSVICTDKTGTLTQNKMTVVDYFLPGGPEEQFKLKADDWSEEARKLLHIAVLCNDSNINEEGKELGDPTEVALIAFSNNKDRDYREIRDNFPREAELPFDSERKLMTTLHTFEGQKALLTKGGPDVLFSRCSHVLLEGQEVPLTAEVLENFNEANEQFSSRALRVLAYAYKNVPDTVTEVGLDDEHDLVLVGLSAMIDPPREAVYGSIAESNKAGIRTIMITGDHKTTAQAIGRDIGLMAEHEIAVTGQELDAMSEEELDSRLEQIGVYARVSPENKIRIVRAWQRKGKITAMTGDGVNDAPALKQADIGVAMGSGTDVAKDSAAMILTDDNFVSIVNAVAVGRTVFDNIKKAIAYLFAGNLGAIIAILFALIFDWINPFTAIQLLFINLANDSLPAIALGMEKAEPDVMSRKPRDISEGIFAGGMMQAVITRGLLIGIAVIISQYIGLQHSDEMGIAMAFTTLILARTLQTFAARSNSQTSVEAGFFSNKYVIGAVMICFAFYGIAVLPGVRDIFSIPASFGMNHWLTATGLALGAVIVMELAKLVRRMLPAKQAA
- a CDS encoding O-acetyl-ADP-ribose deacetylase produces the protein MELTVKNSIIELIRGDITQVEAEAIVNAANTSLLGGGGVDGAIHRAGGKAILEECIKIRNQQGGCPVGEAVVTTAGNLPSRYVIHTVGPVWNGGMSQEEDKLRNCYRNALTQAEGKGVTSIAFPNISTGIYKYPKVLACAVAVEEVSNYLLKNETNIERVIFVCFDEENLAIYKNELSK
- a CDS encoding metal-dependent hydrolase, with amino-acid sequence MILAMHIATHLLTGSFIVSMVLMRYEISFREKIVLFGLTSFLGIVPDLLGNRYVSPWSHSIIVMGLVMVPIVFLFRLLLKKYSYTHLYLCLAGSVLGHILVDYLGHGVHLVYPLSSEAYTLPLIYLGDPTVWVPLLLGVMGFVLPVSLGRRRVLSTGSAVFIVLYLSLKLAMLMQLEQGLPRKFTLTPQAAVQVYPLGDYQVHKLSDFWKMGFDVIDSQRRVLGVLPVLGGEVRLDLNMIFAVKSDVVRSNSGKDGLEQVYRKLPAGDEASFEVIEESGEGPAGEIVARDQEENPRYFIYKDGEWQENAKK
- a CDS encoding DUF5071 domain-containing protein, whose protein sequence is MEDINALIQKLDWDTPEAEQAEAIQKLQDIQDEELHLLLQPLGKEYWGGAAEVIVKLGYPRVKPILPGLLQWIQDMNWPGSRRIATLLRETGDPVIPYIQDVFRNQSQDEEWMYWIFEMIIDYWNKDHIAQIQEELIRLTEGKTIALKALRTLWVHQIYPGEAVLLLLEDKKQRSLTEIAQLENTYPGIDCEALQRGFSEGIFKPGLCKSYLEQHREEFSFCNRKSSLHDFVSEIEELVSRVSGSE